In a single window of the Balaenoptera acutorostrata chromosome 3, mBalAcu1.1, whole genome shotgun sequence genome:
- the LOC103005312 gene encoding LOW QUALITY PROTEIN: 60S ribosomal protein L30-like (The sequence of the model RefSeq protein was modified relative to this genomic sequence to represent the inferred CDS: deleted 1 base in 1 codon; substituted 1 base at 1 genomic stop codon), whose protein sequence is MRAFLLPSRLGSCSKKSLELINSRLQLVMKSGKYTLGYKQTLKMIRQGKAKLVSLANDCPPXALRKSEIEYYAMLAKTGVHHHTGNNIELGTVCGKYHRVCTLAIIDPGDSVIIRSMPEQTGEK, encoded by the exons atGAGAGCTTTCTTGCTCCCCAGCCGTCTTGGCAGCTGCTCGAAAAAGTCACTGGAGTTGATCAACTCTAGGCTCCAACTCGTTATGAAAAGTGGAAAGTACACGCTGGGGTACAAGCAGACTCTGAAAATGATCAGACAAGGCAAAGCGAAACTGGTCAGCCTCGCCAACGACTGCCCA CCTTGAGCCTTGAGGAAATCTGAAATAGAGTATTATGCCATGTTGGCCAAAACTGGTGTCCATCACCACACTGGCAATAATATTGAATTGGGCACAGTGTGTGGAAAATACCACAGAGTATGCACACTGGCTATCATTGATCCAGGTGATTCTGTTATCATTAGAAGCATGCCAGAACAGACTGGTGAAAAGTAA